Genomic DNA from Hordeum vulgare subsp. vulgare chromosome 2H, MorexV3_pseudomolecules_assembly, whole genome shotgun sequence:
CAACGTCATCACGATCCCGTCGGTCGCCTGGCTGCGCCGCGCCGTGCGCCGGTGGCGGGCCGGCCGCCGCTCCGCCTCTGCTTCCGTGCCGGCGGGGCACGTGACGGTCTGCGCGGAGGGCGCGCGGTTCATGGTGCGGCTGGCGCACCTAAGCCACCCGGCGTTCCTGGAGCTGCTCCGGCAGGCGGAGGAGGAGTACGGCTTCCCGTCCGGCGCATCCGGCCCCGTCGCGCTCCCCTGCGACGAGGACCGCCTCCGCGACGTCCTCCGCCGCGTCTCCTCCTCGTCCGACTCCGAGGTGGTGCCGCCCcgctcctcctc
This window encodes:
- the LOC123430952 gene encoding auxin-responsive protein SAUR21-like — encoded protein: MCNVITIPSVAWLRRAVRRWRAGRRSASASVPAGHVTVCAEGARFMVRLAHLSHPAFLELLRQAEEEYGFPSGASGPVALPCDEDRLRDVLRRVSSSSDSEVVPPRSSSRRRRGDSRPLLQGVAFL